One Kribbella sp. NBC_00662 genomic region harbors:
- a CDS encoding G5 domain-containing protein, protein MPKPVTKATPVVTTKEVVEVRVIAFKKKTVTDDSLPKGEKEVRTKGVNGTRRLTYRVTLVDGVQTAKHLVRQEVAKEPRTQITAVGTKVDEPEQESSGCDPNYSGCVPIASDVDCSGGSGNGPEYVAGPIEVLGSDIYRLDADHDGIACED, encoded by the coding sequence GTGCCCAAACCGGTCACCAAGGCCACGCCGGTGGTCACGACCAAGGAGGTCGTTGAGGTTCGGGTTATTGCGTTCAAGAAGAAGACGGTTACGGATGACTCGTTGCCGAAGGGTGAGAAGGAGGTGCGGACCAAGGGGGTGAATGGGACGCGTCGCCTCACCTACCGCGTCACGCTGGTGGATGGCGTGCAGACGGCGAAGCATCTGGTGCGGCAGGAGGTTGCCAAGGAGCCGCGGACGCAGATCACGGCCGTGGGGACCAAGGTCGACGAGCCGGAGCAGGAGTCGTCGGGTTGTGACCCGAACTACTCCGGTTGCGTCCCGATCGCCAGTGACGTCGACTGCTCGGGTGGCAGCGGAAACGGGCCGGAGTACGTCGCTGGGCCGATCGAGGTCCTCGGCTCCGACATCTACCGTCTCGACGCCGACCACGACGGCATCGCCTGTGAGGACTAA
- a CDS encoding MFS transporter: protein MTASPGPAVTASPGPRRLIGSLAITQTVGYGVLYYAFSVILGPMSTDLGISHTTAAGALTTAVLVSGLLSIPVGRWLDARGGHALMTAGSVVGSVAVLGWSQVHNALQLYVVFVFVGVASAMVLYEPAFAVVVAATEPQRRAKALLGITLVAGFASSIFIPLTGQLVDRIEWRPTLAVLAIALAAVTIPLHAIGLRRTAAAPHHERRLRSSPTWVLRDPAFWLLAATFVLHGAALAVIAVHLVQYLTTLGHPAVVAATLAGLLGLLSVTGRVVTTLSTRWLPMATIVGLVLIGQGVAMSLLPVVGRHLLGAIACLVLFGLGFGVASIATPAILLQRYGATSYGTIAGTLAAPILIAKATAPLGGALLAATLGYQTLVLLVAAACALAGLLLFAVQRIPVDYIRR from the coding sequence ATGACCGCGTCTCCGGGGCCGGCTGTCACGGCCAGCCCCGGACCGCGCCGGCTCATCGGCTCGCTCGCCATCACGCAGACCGTCGGGTACGGCGTTCTGTACTACGCCTTCAGCGTGATCCTCGGCCCGATGAGCACCGACCTCGGGATCTCTCACACCACGGCTGCGGGTGCGCTCACCACGGCTGTCCTGGTGTCGGGCCTGCTGTCGATTCCGGTCGGGCGCTGGCTCGATGCTCGAGGTGGACATGCCCTGATGACCGCTGGGTCGGTGGTCGGATCCGTCGCGGTGCTCGGATGGTCCCAGGTCCACAACGCGCTGCAGCTGTACGTCGTGTTCGTCTTTGTCGGTGTGGCCTCAGCCATGGTGCTCTATGAGCCGGCATTCGCTGTCGTCGTGGCGGCCACGGAGCCGCAGCGGCGAGCGAAAGCACTCCTGGGCATCACACTCGTCGCCGGATTCGCCAGCTCGATCTTCATCCCGCTCACCGGGCAGCTGGTCGACCGGATCGAGTGGCGGCCGACGCTCGCCGTACTCGCGATCGCGCTGGCAGCAGTCACCATTCCGCTGCACGCAATCGGGCTCCGCCGTACCGCAGCCGCCCCTCATCACGAACGGCGCCTCCGCAGCTCACCGACCTGGGTACTGCGCGATCCCGCCTTCTGGTTGCTCGCAGCAACCTTCGTGCTCCACGGGGCGGCGCTGGCCGTGATCGCCGTCCACCTGGTCCAGTACCTGACCACCCTCGGCCATCCGGCCGTCGTCGCGGCCACGCTAGCCGGCCTGCTCGGGCTGTTGTCGGTGACCGGCCGCGTCGTCACCACGCTCTCGACCCGATGGTTGCCAATGGCCACGATCGTCGGGCTCGTCCTGATCGGCCAAGGCGTGGCAATGTCACTGCTGCCAGTCGTCGGACGACACCTACTCGGTGCGATCGCCTGCCTCGTCCTGTTCGGACTCGGTTTCGGGGTCGCGTCGATCGCCACGCCCGCGATCCTGCTCCAGCGGTACGGCGCCACCAGCTACGGCACCATCGCCGGCACCCTGGCCGCCCCGATCCTGATCGCCAAAGCCACCGCACCACTCGGCGGCGCGCTGCTCGCCGCCACACTGGGCTACCAGACCCTCGTCCTACTGGTCGCCGCGGCGTGCGCACTGGCAGGTCTACTGCTCTTCGCAGTACAGCGGATCCCCGTCGACTACATCCGCCGCTGA